The following are encoded in a window of Nilaparvata lugens isolate BPH chromosome 13, ASM1435652v1, whole genome shotgun sequence genomic DNA:
- the LOC120354055 gene encoding multidrug resistance-associated protein 4-like — protein MDSDMVLVMSAGSLVEYNHPYLLLKNSDGIFFKMVEQTGKSTAEALHKIAAECYKKYIDEDDEDDIYNKRASSVTDL, from the exons ATGGACTCCGATATGGTTCTAGTTATGAGTGCTGGATCTCTTGTT GAGTACAATCATCCTTACcttcttttgaaaaattctgacggaattttcttcaaaatggtTGAACAGACTGGAAAATCAACTGCCGAAGCTCTGCACAAAATTGCTGCTGAA tgttacaaaaaatacatagatgaggatgatgaggatgatATCTATAACAAACGAGCCAGCAGTGTAACAGATCTTTAA